One Plectropomus leopardus isolate mb unplaced genomic scaffold, YSFRI_Pleo_2.0 unplaced_scaffold52934, whole genome shotgun sequence DNA window includes the following coding sequences:
- the LOC121939612 gene encoding neuronal acetylcholine receptor subunit alpha-9-like, giving the protein MINIPSDLVWKPDIVLYNKADDEPADASSTNVKLRYNGEIIWDSPAITKSTCVVDVSYFPFDWQQCNLTFGSWTYNGNQ; this is encoded by the exons ATGATCAACATCCCGAGCGACCTGGTTTGGAAGCCGGACATCGTCCTCTACAACAA AGCAGATGATGAGCCTGCAGATGCATCCAGCACTAATGTGAAGCTGCGATATAACGGAGAGATCATCTGGGACTCTCCAGCCATCACAAAGAGCACATGTGTGGTGGACGTTTCCTACTTCCCCTTCGACTGGCAGCAGTGCAACCTCACCTTTGGCTCCTGGACCTACAACGGCAACCAG